The following coding sequences lie in one Coregonus clupeaformis isolate EN_2021a unplaced genomic scaffold, ASM2061545v1 scaf0196, whole genome shotgun sequence genomic window:
- the LOC121559486 gene encoding F-actin-monooxygenase MICAL2-like isoform X5, with protein MGETEEEKDQAGKLFENFIQASTCKGTLQSFNILCRLLDLDPQDHETFYSSLKTRLTSWRAKALWTKLDKRTCHKEYKKGQACVGTKCLIIGGGPCGLRTAIELALLGSKVVVIEKRDTFSRNNVLHLWPYTIHDLKGLGAKKFYGKFCAGAIDHISIRQLQLMLLKIALLVAVEFHVNVEFVKLLEPPENQENDGPGWRAEIRPADHPVANIDFDVVVGADGRRNTLEGFKRKEFRGKLAIAITANFVNRNTTAEAKVEEISGVAFIFNQKFFLDLKEETGIDLENIVYYKDNTHYFVMTAKKQSLLDKGVIIHDYIDTEMLLSSENVNQEALLCYAREAADFGTNYQLPTLDFAINACGQPDVAMFDFTSMYASENAALVRERFGHQLLVALVGDSLLEPFWPMGTGCARGFLAAFDSAWMVKRWAEGRTPLEVLAERESLYRILPQTTTENIAKNFEQYTIDPGTRYPNLISTCVRQNQVRHLYINGELPVKSCSLERNATIRRPVNLARRESEIRPGRLLTWCQKQTEGYRNVSVTDLTTSWQSGLALCALIHRFRSHLIEFDALNEEDSANNLQLAFDLAEREFGIRPFTTGEEMAAGQEPDKTRMVTYLSKFYELFRGTPLPVSDSRGADENSEDYPSKAVRSMNKVLNLVPRKRVPKDEKKLEDTDPTYKRRRKVCSYLEEATNVSSRSASCVGEGREVKENKVRSMATQLLSKFEESTPSFTLRRQSQCDWGSGRAPRPRSMDMTETPRFTNLRQQTPPNPPPKTQFQSATCTKYVAECTARPPPQPPPKPKLSPQLQAQLQSQHQPQPQFQLQPKLQPPPSPNHTLRKVRQADQTRAQPQMQPQQPESTHYPGYSPSCHSAVLAMSRMLQRLQEVEEKITQKKAQTQNAREFHNKSIKEKAVHLRALFSGDVTSTSQPESDEQAIPPESGPILPNPSPELTSLYLYPEISLSTFSRLHPYSSSSSCLLQHQSGSAGQTIPSPHILPAPSPKISSSLLCPEITLSTFSPPHTCSPSSSSSSSCVLQHQKSPFLPFQPLKPFLHPHPFYSNTRPVNLGD; from the exons atgggggagacagaggaggagaaggaccaGGCAGGGAAGCTGTTTGAGAACTTCATCCAGGCCTCCACCTGTAAGGGCACCCTGCAGTCCTTCAACATCCTGTGCAGGCTGCTGGATCTAGACCCTCAGGACCATGAGACATTCTACAGTAGTCTGAAGACCAGGCTCACCTCCTGGAGGGCCAAGGCCCTCTGGACCAAGCTGGACAAGAGAACCTGCCACAAGGAGTACAAGAAGGGCCAGGCCTGTGTGGGCACCAAG TGCCTGATCATCGGGGGAGGCCCATGTGGCTTGCGGACGGCCATCGAGCTGGCTCTGCTGGGGTCCAAGGTGGTGGTGATTGAGAAGAGGGACACCTTCTCCAGGAACAACGTGCTGCACCTGTGGCCCTACACCATCCACGACCTCAAGGGCCTCGGGGCCAAGAAGTTCTACGGAAAATTCTGTGCTGGAGCCATAGACCACATCA GTATTCGCCAGCTCCAGCTCATGCTGCTGAAAATCGCCCTGCTCGTAGCTGTGGAGTTCCACGTCAATGTGGAGTTTGTCAAGCTGCTGGAACCTCCAGAGAACCAGGAGAATGACG GGCCTGGCTGGAGAGCTGAGATCAGGCCTGCCGATCACCCTGTGGCTAACATTGACTTTGACGTGGTGGTGGGGGCTGATGGGAGGAGAAATACCCTGGAAG ggttcaAGAGGAAGGAATTCCGTGGTAAGCTGGCAATCGCCATCACGGCCAACTTTGTCAACAGGAACACCACGGCCGAGGCTAAGGTGGAGGAGATCAGCGGTGTGGCCTTCATCTTTAACCAGAAGTTCTTCCTGGACCTCAAAGAGGAGACAG GTATTGACCTGGAGAACATTGTATACTACAAGGACAACACGCACTACTTTGTCATGACAGCAAAGAAACAGAGCCTACTGGACAAGGGGGTCATCATTCAT GACTACATAGACACAGAGATGCTGCTGAGCAGTGAGAATGTGAACCAGGAAGCTCTGCTGTGTTACGCCCGGGAAGCTGCTGACTTTGGCACCAACTACCAGCTTCCCACGCTGGACTTTGCCATAAATGCTTGTGGCCAGCCGGACGTGGCCATGTTTGACTTCACCAGCATGTACGCCTCGGAGAACGCAGCGCTGGTCAGAGAACGCTTCGGACACCAGCTACTGGTGGCACTGGTTGGGGACAGCTTGTTAGAG cCGTTCTGGCCCATGGGTACAGGGTGTGCGAGAGGCTTCCTGGCTGCCTTTGACTCAGCCTGGATGGTGAAAAGGTGGGCTGAGGGCAGGACCCCTCTGGAGGTGCTAGCTGAGAG GGAGAGTCTTTACAGAATCCTGCCGCAGACAACCACTGAAAACATTGCCAAAAACTTTGAGCAGTACACTATTGACCCTGGGACTCGGTATCCCAACCTCATTTCCACCTGTGTCAGGCAAAACCAG GTGCGTCACCTCTACATCAATGGAGAGCTGCCAGTGAAGTCGTGCTCTCTGGAGCGTAATGCTACAATACGTCGCCCTGTGAACCTGGCCAGACGAG agtcggAGATCAGGCCGGGCAGGCTGCTGACGTGGTGTCAGAAACAGACCGAGGGCTACAGGAATGTGAGCGTGACAGACCTGACCACCTCCTGGCAGAGCGGCCTGGCTCTCTGTGCCCTCATCCACCGGTTCAGATCCCACCTCAT AGAGTTTGATGCGCTGAACGAGGAGGATTCAGCTAATAACCTCCAGCTGGCATTTGACCTGGCTGAGCGGGAGTTTGGGATACGGCCCTTCACCACTGGAGAGGAGATGGCTGCTGGTCAGGAACCAGACAAGACCAGAATGGTCACCTACCTCTCCAAGTTCTACGAGCTGTTCCGCGGCACCCCCCTTCCCGTCTCAG ATTCTAGAGGGGCCGACGAAAACAGTGAAGACTATCCTTCAAAGGCAGTCAGAAGTATGAACAAAGTTCTGAACTTGGTACCAAGAAAAAGGGTACCAAAG gATGAGAAGAAGCTAGAAGATACTGACCCAACATACAAAAGGAGACGAAAAGTCTGCAGTTATTTGGAAGAG GCAACCAACGTCTCTAGTCGGAGTGCGTCCTGTGTgggtgaggggagggaggtgAAGGAGAACAAGGTCCGCTCCATGGCCACCCAGCTTCTGTCCAAGTTTGAGGAGAGCACCCCCAGCTTCACCCTCCGGAGACAG TCTCAGTGTGATTGGGGTTCTGGGAGGGCCCCTCGGCCACGCTCCATGGACATGACTGAGACCCCACGCTTCACCAACCTCAGGCAGCAGACCCCACCCAACCCTCCCCCTAAGACACAG TTTCAGTCTGCAACCTGTACCAAATATGTAGCTGAGTGCACCGCTCGGCCCCCACCCCAGCCTCCTCCCAAACCCAAGCTCTCGCCCCAGCTCCAAGCCCAGCTTCAGTCTCAGCACCAGCCCCAACCCCAGTTCCAGCTCCAACCTAAGCTCCAACCCCCACCCAGCCCAAATCACACCCTCAGGAAGGTCAGACAGGCTGATCAGACACGTGCTCAACCCCAGATGCAGCCCCAGCAGCCAGAGAGCACACACTACCCTGGCTACTCTCCCTCCTGCCACTCAGCAGTCCTAGCCATGTCTAGAATGCTCCAACGCCTTCAGGAGGTGGAGGAAAAGATCACCCAG AAGAAGGCTCAAACCCAGAATGCTAGAGAGTTTCACAATAAAAGTATCAAGGAGAAAGCGGTCCACCTGAGAGCACTGTTCTCTGGGGATGTGACCTCTACGTCCCAG CCTGAATCTGATGAACAGGCCATTCCCCCAGAGTCTGgtcccatcctccctaaccccagTCCAGAACTCACCTCATTATACCTTTACCCAGAAATCAGCCTTTCTACCTTCTCACGTCTTCATCCCTAttcctcatcctcatcctgtCTACTCCAACATCAG TCTGGATCTGCTGGACAGACCATTCCCTCTCCTCACATCCTCCCTGCTCCCAGTCCTAAAATCTCTTCATCACTACTTTGTCCAGAAATCACCCTTTCTACATTTTCACCCCCTCATACCTGttctccatcctcctcttcctcctcttcctgtgtACTTCAACATCAG AAATCACCCTTTCTACCTTTTCAGCCCCTCAAACCTTTTCTTCATCCTCATCCATTCTACTCCAACACAAG ACCAGTCAATCTGGGGGACTAG